One window from the genome of Echinicola vietnamensis DSM 17526 encodes:
- a CDS encoding TrmH family RNA methyltransferase has translation MENSSKDPDLLAYLSQYVTDHKKARMEEILALRSRFFTLVLEDIYKPHNASAVIRTCDCFGIQDIHIIEKANSYDVNPYVTRGAAQWVDIYKYQETPHVSAVDVCFEELREKGYRILATSPHGESIPLHALEADQKTALVFGNEHEGVSQEVIEKSDGVVHIPMTGFTESFNISVSASICLYDLQQKIIRSRPEIYYLREEEKEEIRFRWYKSVIKNVEAHIRSFYNSHT, from the coding sequence ATGGAAAATAGTTCAAAGGATCCCGACCTTTTAGCTTATCTGTCCCAATACGTAACCGACCATAAAAAAGCCAGGATGGAAGAGATCCTGGCTTTAAGGTCCCGGTTTTTCACCTTGGTGCTAGAGGATATTTATAAGCCCCATAATGCCAGTGCGGTGATCAGGACATGTGATTGCTTTGGGATTCAGGATATCCATATCATTGAAAAGGCCAATTCCTATGATGTCAACCCCTATGTCACCAGGGGCGCGGCCCAATGGGTGGATATTTACAAGTACCAAGAAACCCCGCACGTATCGGCCGTGGATGTTTGTTTTGAGGAATTGAGGGAAAAGGGCTATCGGATTTTGGCCACTTCTCCGCATGGGGAAAGTATTCCGCTGCATGCACTCGAGGCAGATCAAAAAACGGCCTTGGTCTTTGGAAATGAACATGAAGGGGTAAGCCAAGAGGTCATCGAAAAGAGCGATGGTGTGGTCCACATTCCCATGACAGGCTTTACAGAGAGCTTCAATATTTCGGTCAGTGCTTCCATATGTCTGTATGATTTGCAGCAAAAGATCATCCGTTCCCGACCAGAGATATACTACTTAAGGGAAGAAGAAAAGGAAGAAATCCGTTTCAGGTGGTACAAAAGTGTCATCAAAAACGTGGAAGCACATATTCGGAGTTTTTATAATTCTCATACATAA
- a CDS encoding arsenate reductase family protein, which yields MKMHPNELFFYYIPSHSIDKQARAYARSVSRYVNEINIEKEHITTTGWRTILDKLHLRPKDLLNRAHPEYQRQIAGKTWDDESWLHILAKHPYLLKAPIAIKREKAVLCTKPGEIFKLN from the coding sequence ATGAAAATGCATCCTAATGAATTGTTCTTCTATTACATTCCCTCGCATTCAATCGATAAGCAAGCAAGGGCATATGCGCGATCGGTTTCTCGATATGTCAATGAGATCAATATTGAGAAAGAACACATTACTACGACTGGCTGGCGGACGATCTTGGACAAGTTGCACCTACGCCCAAAGGATCTCTTGAATCGGGCCCACCCTGAATACCAGCGTCAAATTGCGGGCAAAACGTGGGATGATGAAAGCTGGCTCCACATTTTGGCAAAACACCCTTACCTGCTCAAGGCTCCCATCGCGATCAAACGGGAAAAGGCTGTGCTGTGCACCAAACCAGGGGAAATATTCAAGCTAAATTAA
- a CDS encoding DNA topoisomerase IV subunit B, with translation MAEKNVQYTEDSIRSLDWKEHIRLRPGMYIGKLGDGSAQDDGIYVLVKEILDNSIDEHMMGHGRTIDIKISEHKVEIRDYGRGIPLGKVVDCVSKINTGGKYDSGAFQKSVGLNGVGTKAVNALSQYFKVQSYRDGETKIAEFEKGELIEDRPVEKSSDRNGTKIVFSPDATVFKNYHFIPEYLENQIWNYAFLNSGLTINFNGKKYFSDKGLHDLLDRKVDDDSKRYPIIHLKGNDIEMALTHTNQYGEEYHSFVNGQYTTQGGTHLAAFREAIVKAVREFFKKDYDAADIRQSIAAAIAVRVQEPVFESQTKTKLGSHSVGPDGPTLRTFVNDFVKTELDNYLHKNQETANALLKRILQSERERKEISGIKKLANERAKKANLHNRKLRDCRVHYDDVKANEEKKNDTMLFITEGDSASGSITKSRDVQTQAVFSLRGKPLNCFGMTKKVVYENEEFNLLQHALNIEDGVDGLRYRKIVIATDADVDGMHIRLLIMTYFLQFFPELVKNGHLYILDTPLFRVRNKKETIYCYSEDEKRKAIAKLGNKPEITRFKGLGEISPEEFGGFIGEDIRLEPIILNKETKIADLLTFFMGKNTPNRQSFIIDNLKVEKDIVEEKDGGVKADTEETEAA, from the coding sequence ATGGCAGAAAAGAACGTACAATATACCGAAGACAGTATTCGATCACTCGACTGGAAAGAACATATCCGCCTGCGGCCAGGGATGTACATCGGGAAGCTTGGAGATGGCAGTGCCCAGGATGATGGGATTTATGTGCTGGTCAAAGAGATTTTGGATAACAGTATCGATGAGCATATGATGGGCCATGGCCGTACCATCGATATCAAGATCAGTGAACACAAAGTGGAAATTCGGGATTATGGACGCGGCATTCCCTTGGGCAAGGTGGTCGACTGTGTTTCCAAGATCAATACTGGAGGTAAGTACGATTCAGGAGCTTTCCAAAAATCGGTTGGCCTAAACGGAGTGGGTACCAAAGCGGTAAATGCACTCTCGCAGTACTTCAAGGTACAATCCTACCGCGATGGGGAGACGAAAATCGCTGAGTTCGAGAAAGGGGAGCTCATAGAAGACCGGCCAGTGGAAAAAAGTTCGGACCGAAATGGTACCAAGATCGTTTTTAGTCCGGATGCCACCGTGTTTAAGAATTATCATTTTATTCCGGAGTACCTAGAAAACCAAATTTGGAATTATGCCTTTTTGAACTCTGGGTTGACGATCAATTTTAACGGAAAAAAATACTTTTCCGATAAAGGCCTCCATGATCTGCTGGACAGAAAGGTAGATGATGATAGCAAGCGGTACCCGATCATTCACCTAAAAGGCAATGACATAGAGATGGCCCTTACCCATACCAATCAGTATGGAGAGGAGTACCACTCCTTTGTAAACGGCCAATATACCACCCAAGGGGGGACGCATTTGGCCGCTTTTAGAGAGGCAATTGTAAAAGCGGTAAGGGAGTTTTTCAAGAAAGACTATGATGCCGCTGATATTCGCCAGAGCATCGCCGCAGCCATCGCCGTAAGGGTGCAGGAGCCGGTGTTCGAGTCGCAAACCAAGACCAAATTGGGCTCGCACAGTGTGGGGCCTGACGGACCGACCTTACGGACTTTCGTGAATGATTTTGTAAAAACAGAGCTGGACAATTACCTCCATAAGAATCAAGAGACAGCCAATGCCCTGCTCAAGCGAATCCTGCAATCTGAAAGGGAGCGAAAGGAAATTTCCGGCATCAAAAAACTGGCCAATGAAAGGGCCAAAAAGGCCAATTTGCACAACAGGAAGCTGAGGGATTGTCGCGTGCATTATGATGATGTCAAGGCCAATGAGGAAAAGAAGAACGATACCATGCTGTTTATCACCGAAGGGGACTCAGCATCAGGATCCATTACCAAATCCAGGGACGTGCAGACCCAGGCCGTATTTTCCCTCAGGGGCAAGCCGCTAAATTGCTTTGGCATGACCAAAAAGGTGGTGTATGAAAATGAAGAATTTAACCTGCTGCAGCATGCGCTGAACATTGAAGACGGGGTAGATGGCTTACGGTACCGTAAGATTGTCATTGCCACCGATGCCGATGTGGACGGCATGCACATCAGGCTACTGATCATGACTTATTTCTTGCAGTTTTTCCCTGAGTTGGTTAAAAATGGCCACTTATACATTTTGGATACACCGCTGTTTAGGGTGAGAAACAAGAAAGAAACCATTTATTGTTATTCAGAAGATGAGAAGCGAAAGGCCATTGCCAAGCTCGGAAATAAACCGGAAATCACCCGATTCAAAGGGCTTGGGGAGATTTCTCCAGAGGAATTTGGTGGTTTTATCGGTGAAGATATCCGATTGGAACCGATCATCCTGAACAAGGAAACCAAGATAGCCGATCTGCTGACGTTCTTTATGGGTAAAAATACTCCAAACAGGCAGAGCTTTATCATTGATAACTTGAAAGTCGAAAAAGACATTGTGGAGGAGAAAGATGGAGGCGTGAAGGCCGACACCGAAGAAACGGAAGCAGCATGA
- a CDS encoding helix-turn-helix transcriptional regulator, giving the protein MKNSIKVERAKKNITQAELAKLAKVSRQTINAMELGKYVPSTVLALRLAQIFEVEISEIFTLEDSDWA; this is encoded by the coding sequence ATGAAGAATAGTATCAAAGTTGAAAGAGCAAAAAAAAATATAACCCAAGCTGAATTGGCAAAACTGGCAAAAGTTAGCAGACAAACCATTAATGCGATGGAATTAGGGAAATATGTTCCGTCAACAGTTTTGGCATTGAGATTAGCTCAGATTTTTGAAGTTGAAATAAGCGAAATTTTCACATTGGAAGATTCCGATTGGGCCTAG
- a CDS encoding IS110 family transposase produces the protein MSSQIEFEQVIQRGCGLDVHQKTVVATVSGIDVEIDTRTFGTFTAQIEELKTWLNSLSITHIAMESTGVYWKPVYNILEEDFKIILVNARHIKNVPGHKTDKKDSEWIAKLLLSGLLKGSFVPTEWIRELRDLCRYKRKLIAQRVAQRNRLHKILEDANIKLASVASDIFGVTGTLIIDALIRKQDDPEYLANLAKGSLRKKMADLKLSLQGRLTEHHRFMLATLRDSIDSINAQIGHIEARIERYAVELQQEVDLLQTIPGIGKETAMNILAESGNDMEVFPDHKHLASWAGVSPGNNESAGKKKSTRITHGNKYLKTALVEAAWAASHTKDTYLGRKYGAIAARRGSKKALIAVAHKILTGLYYILKNKEPYLEPDDTTYQEKRKQAQIKKSLERLRGLGVQVDIRPN, from the coding sequence ATGTCATCACAAATTGAATTCGAACAGGTGATCCAGCGGGGCTGTGGCCTCGATGTTCACCAAAAGACGGTAGTGGCCACAGTCAGTGGCATTGACGTTGAGATTGATACCCGTACCTTCGGGACCTTTACTGCTCAGATCGAGGAGCTTAAAACATGGCTGAATTCCCTTTCCATTACCCACATTGCGATGGAAAGTACCGGAGTTTATTGGAAACCTGTCTACAACATCCTGGAAGAGGATTTTAAGATTATCCTGGTAAATGCCCGGCATATCAAGAATGTTCCCGGTCATAAGACAGATAAGAAAGACAGTGAATGGATTGCCAAATTGCTTCTAAGCGGTCTGTTAAAGGGGAGCTTTGTCCCTACCGAGTGGATAAGAGAGCTACGTGATCTTTGCAGGTATAAACGTAAGCTGATCGCACAGCGGGTCGCCCAACGCAACAGGTTGCATAAAATCCTGGAAGATGCCAATATCAAACTGGCCTCAGTGGCTTCGGATATCTTTGGGGTCACAGGTACGCTCATCATAGATGCCTTGATCCGGAAACAGGATGATCCTGAATACCTGGCCAACCTTGCCAAAGGTTCCTTGCGCAAAAAGATGGCGGACCTCAAACTTTCTCTGCAGGGAAGACTCACCGAACATCACCGGTTCATGCTGGCCACACTCCGTGATTCCATTGATTCGATCAACGCCCAGATCGGGCACATCGAGGCTAGAATTGAGCGTTATGCAGTCGAGCTTCAACAAGAGGTCGATTTACTCCAGACCATACCCGGAATAGGTAAAGAAACCGCCATGAATATCCTGGCCGAGTCAGGCAATGACATGGAGGTTTTTCCTGATCACAAACACCTGGCATCATGGGCAGGTGTCTCCCCGGGCAACAACGAAAGTGCAGGCAAGAAGAAGTCAACCCGCATCACACATGGGAACAAATACTTGAAAACTGCATTGGTCGAAGCTGCTTGGGCCGCATCACACACAAAGGACACCTATTTGGGCCGCAAATATGGGGCAATAGCTGCTCGCCGCGGATCTAAAAAGGCCCTGATTGCCGTAGCTCATAAAATCTTGACCGGACTGTATTACATCCTCAAAAACAAGGAGCCCTACCTAGAGCCTGACGATACAACCTATCAGGAAAAAAGAAAGCAGGCGCAGATTAAGAAATCCTTAGAGCGCCTGCGCGGGCTCGGAGTCCAAGTGGACATCCGTCCCAATTAA
- a CDS encoding YkgJ family cysteine cluster protein: protein MDLEHFKQKSLSEYNHHKKLRARLRKIKPKLLDERFAAAHEEQFERIDCLDCANCCKTTSPIFLQIDIDRLAKKLRMKSSEFIDAYLHRDEEGDFVLNSAPCPFLGDDNKCFVYESRPKACREYPHTNRKNMHGILGLTLKNTLVCPAVHEIFQVFSKEFRK from the coding sequence ATGGACCTGGAACATTTTAAACAAAAATCCCTTTCGGAATATAACCACCACAAGAAGCTTCGGGCACGACTGCGGAAAATCAAACCGAAGCTGCTTGATGAACGATTTGCAGCGGCTCATGAGGAGCAGTTTGAAAGGATCGATTGTTTGGACTGTGCCAATTGCTGTAAGACCACTAGTCCTATTTTTCTGCAAATAGACATTGACCGACTGGCCAAAAAGCTAAGAATGAAATCTTCTGAGTTTATTGATGCCTATCTGCATCGGGATGAGGAAGGGGATTTTGTGCTCAATAGTGCGCCATGCCCTTTTCTTGGGGATGACAACAAGTGTTTTGTGTATGAATCACGGCCCAAGGCATGTCGGGAATATCCGCACACCAATCGTAAAAATATGCATGGGATCCTTGGCTTGACCTTGAAAAACACCTTGGTCTGTCCTGCCGTTCATGAAATCTTTCAAGTCTTTTCCAAAGAATTTAGGAAGTAA
- a CDS encoding DNA gyrase/topoisomerase IV subunit A translates to MSDIENNGQGENGDALHDSVPVTGMYQEWFLDYASYVILERAVPAIEDGFKPVQRRILHAMKEMDDGRFNKVANIIGQTMQYHPHGDASISDAIVNLGQKDLLIETQGNWGDIRTGDGAAAARYIEARLSKFALEVVFNPQTTDWQVSYDGRKREPVTLPVKFPLLLAQGVEGIAVGLSTKILPHNFCELINASVDVLKGKKANIVPDFPTGGLADFSEYNEGLRGGKIKVRARIEEGDGKSLLIKDIPFGTTTTSLIDSIIKANDKGKIKIKKVVDNTAKDVEIQVFLAPGQSPDMTIDALYAFTDCEQSISPNACVIIDDKPVFMGVNDILAYNTTQTKALLKRELEIRKGELMEKLLFSSLEKIFIENRIYRDIEECETWEDVIDTIDKGLDPHKPDFYREITKDDIIRLTEIKIKRISRFDSFKADELMRKLEDELKEVEYNLEHLTEFAIDYYKNLLKKYGKGRERKTEIRNFETIQATVVAANNAKLYVNRKDGFIGLGLKKDEFVCDCSDLDDIIAFKKDGTCVVTKIQDKVFVGKDIIHVGVFRKGDERMVYNMIYLDGASGRTMVKRFQILSVTRDREYVLTKGTKGSKVLYFTANPNGEAEIVTVYLTQGSKARVKVFDFDFKELDIKGRGAGGNILTKYPVRKIQLKMEGGSTLGGLDVFYDEAVGRLNTDERGRLIGNFLGDDKVIAFYKDGSYELTSYELTNRYDPNTLMLIEKFDPQAVISCVYYDGASKNHYVKRFNIETSTMGKKFTFISDHRRSTLEIVSTDKQPQVAVTLKKGQETEKVEYDLDMLIDVKGWKSVGNKLSAHTVKSIKLLEPVKKETGTKEENGNKDDLEVGSTIDLNVKKDDDDDDKDQLGLFKNGK, encoded by the coding sequence ATGAGTGACATAGAAAATAACGGTCAGGGCGAAAACGGAGATGCTTTGCATGATTCCGTACCGGTGACCGGCATGTATCAAGAGTGGTTTTTAGATTATGCATCTTATGTGATTTTGGAACGGGCCGTTCCTGCCATTGAAGATGGATTTAAGCCGGTGCAGCGGCGGATTTTGCATGCGATGAAGGAAATGGATGATGGGCGGTTTAACAAGGTGGCCAACATCATTGGACAGACCATGCAATATCACCCACACGGTGATGCTTCCATCAGTGATGCCATTGTGAACTTGGGCCAAAAAGACCTGCTTATCGAGACACAGGGAAACTGGGGCGACATCCGTACCGGTGATGGAGCTGCAGCCGCCCGATACATCGAAGCACGTCTGTCCAAATTTGCCCTGGAAGTGGTCTTTAATCCACAAACGACGGATTGGCAAGTTTCCTATGATGGCAGGAAGCGAGAACCAGTGACCTTGCCGGTGAAGTTCCCTTTGCTATTGGCACAGGGGGTGGAAGGGATTGCCGTTGGGCTTTCTACCAAAATCCTTCCCCATAATTTCTGTGAGCTGATCAATGCCTCTGTCGATGTGCTGAAAGGTAAAAAAGCCAATATTGTCCCGGACTTTCCTACGGGGGGACTGGCGGATTTTTCTGAGTACAATGAAGGCCTCAGAGGAGGAAAGATCAAAGTTCGCGCGAGGATCGAAGAAGGGGATGGGAAGAGCCTTCTGATCAAGGATATCCCTTTTGGTACTACTACGACCTCTTTGATCGATTCCATCATCAAGGCCAATGACAAGGGTAAGATCAAGATCAAAAAAGTGGTGGACAATACGGCCAAGGATGTGGAGATTCAGGTGTTTTTGGCACCCGGCCAATCACCGGATATGACCATTGATGCGCTTTATGCTTTTACGGATTGTGAACAGTCCATCTCTCCAAATGCCTGCGTGATCATCGATGATAAGCCGGTGTTTATGGGGGTGAATGACATCCTCGCTTATAATACCACACAGACCAAAGCGCTCCTCAAAAGGGAACTGGAGATTCGCAAAGGGGAATTGATGGAGAAATTGCTTTTCTCTTCGTTGGAAAAAATATTCATCGAAAACCGGATTTACCGGGACATTGAGGAGTGTGAAACCTGGGAAGATGTGATCGACACCATCGATAAAGGCCTGGATCCCCATAAACCGGACTTTTACCGTGAGATCACTAAAGACGATATCATCCGGCTGACCGAGATCAAGATCAAAAGAATCTCGAGATTTGACAGTTTCAAGGCGGATGAATTGATGCGTAAATTGGAGGATGAACTCAAGGAAGTGGAATACAACCTGGAGCATCTTACGGAATTTGCCATCGATTATTATAAAAACCTCCTAAAGAAATATGGTAAGGGCAGGGAGCGAAAAACTGAAATACGCAATTTTGAAACCATTCAAGCTACTGTCGTAGCGGCCAATAATGCCAAATTGTACGTCAACCGAAAAGATGGCTTTATCGGACTTGGCCTGAAGAAGGATGAATTTGTTTGCGATTGTTCCGACCTTGATGATATCATTGCTTTTAAGAAGGACGGTACCTGTGTGGTGACCAAAATCCAAGACAAGGTCTTTGTAGGGAAAGATATCATTCATGTGGGCGTTTTCCGAAAGGGAGATGAGCGCATGGTTTATAATATGATTTACTTGGATGGCGCTTCTGGCCGTACCATGGTGAAGCGATTCCAAATCCTCAGTGTCACCCGGGACAGGGAATATGTATTGACCAAGGGTACCAAGGGTTCGAAGGTCCTGTATTTTACTGCCAATCCAAATGGAGAAGCCGAAATCGTGACCGTTTACCTTACGCAAGGAAGCAAAGCAAGGGTAAAAGTATTTGACTTTGACTTTAAGGAACTGGATATCAAAGGACGTGGGGCCGGCGGAAATATCCTGACCAAATATCCCGTTCGAAAGATCCAGTTGAAAATGGAAGGGGGGTCTACCCTCGGAGGGTTGGATGTGTTTTATGATGAAGCGGTGGGCAGATTGAATACAGATGAGCGGGGCCGGTTGATCGGCAATTTCCTAGGAGATGACAAGGTCATTGCATTTTACAAAGACGGCAGTTATGAGTTGACCTCTTATGAGCTGACCAATCGCTACGATCCGAATACCCTTATGCTGATCGAGAAATTTGATCCACAGGCCGTCATTTCCTGTGTCTATTACGACGGAGCCAGCAAAAATCACTATGTCAAGCGGTTCAATATCGAGACCAGTACAATGGGGAAGAAGTTTACTTTTATCTCCGACCACAGAAGGTCTACCTTAGAAATCGTGTCTACTGATAAACAGCCTCAGGTAGCTGTTACCCTTAAGAAAGGCCAGGAAACGGAAAAAGTGGAATACGACCTGGACATGCTGATAGATGTCAAGGGTTGGAAATCCGTGGGGAATAAGCTCAGTGCCCATACGGTAAAGAGCATCAAGCTGCTTGAACCCGTAAAAAAGGAAACAGGCACCAAAGAAGAAAATGGAAATAAAGATGATTTGGAAGTCGGCTCGACCATCGACCTGAATGTAAAGAAGGATGATGATGATGACGACAAGGATCAGCTAGGATTGTTTAAAAATGGAAAATAG
- a CDS encoding CvfB family protein, translated as MKELGNISTLPITRFTANGAYLNLSNGTEVLLPKGYLLGDEKEGEEVAVFVYTDSEDRLVAITDRPVALVDEFAVMEVKEVTKFGAFMDWGLPKDLFVPMSEMGKPMKEGEQHLVMICVDFKTNRLIGVSKYQDFMLTDTTIFEEGQEVDGLVFESTDLGYKVLINQHYEGLLYENETFKDIAVGDNIKAYIKKRRDDGKLDLQLTPIGRQKYEEGAEKILNLLKVKRFLPLHDKSSPEEIKKTLGMSKKHFKQSIGQLYKSRKIEIKTDGIALVD; from the coding sequence ATAAAAGAATTAGGCAATATTTCGACATTGCCTATTACCCGGTTTACGGCAAATGGAGCCTATTTGAATTTGTCCAATGGTACTGAAGTATTATTGCCGAAGGGCTATCTCTTGGGGGATGAAAAAGAAGGAGAAGAAGTGGCGGTGTTTGTCTATACGGACAGTGAAGACCGGCTGGTGGCCATCACCGACCGCCCTGTAGCGTTGGTAGATGAATTTGCCGTAATGGAGGTGAAAGAGGTGACCAAATTTGGGGCCTTTATGGATTGGGGATTGCCAAAGGATCTTTTTGTACCAATGTCTGAAATGGGCAAGCCCATGAAGGAAGGGGAGCAGCACTTGGTGATGATCTGTGTGGACTTTAAGACCAACAGGCTAATCGGCGTGTCCAAATACCAAGATTTTATGCTCACGGATACCACGATCTTCGAGGAAGGCCAAGAAGTGGATGGATTGGTGTTCGAATCCACGGATTTGGGCTATAAAGTCCTGATTAATCAGCATTATGAAGGCCTGCTCTATGAGAATGAAACCTTTAAGGATATTGCAGTGGGTGACAACATAAAGGCTTATATCAAGAAGCGCAGGGATGACGGTAAATTGGATTTGCAGCTAACGCCCATTGGCCGGCAAAAATATGAAGAAGGGGCAGAAAAAATCTTAAACCTTTTAAAAGTTAAGCGTTTTTTGCCCCTTCATGATAAATCATCCCCCGAAGAAATCAAAAAGACTTTAGGGATGAGTAAAAAGCACTTTAAACAATCCATTGGTCAACTTTATAAAAGTAGGAAAATTGAAATCAAAACGGATGGCATTGCACTAGTGGATTAA
- a CDS encoding ROK family protein gives MNNQNEHFLGVDVGGTHLKIGKVSQQGEIVSFDKEDTSHYKEDPKGFNTCFVDVIGKYLSKYPDINKVGIGLPGLINKERTTTLEIPAIPELNGFDLKGALLEKYPEKSFFLENDASAAAMGEYKFASSRPSANFLFITMGTGIGSAAVVEGAIFKGARGNAMEMGHMLSRGNARLETIIGRKGILSIMKRMIDAYPEKAGVLLEKELGTHLLVDTAKEGNEVSLMTFEEVGDILGEAIVSTIRVLDINEVYFGGGISAGLEFMMPSLEKTVRQYLTHYYTDDLQLKKATLGNNAGTQGAAALCF, from the coding sequence ATGAATAATCAAAACGAGCACTTTTTGGGTGTAGACGTCGGTGGAACCCACCTAAAAATTGGTAAAGTAAGCCAGCAAGGAGAAATTGTGTCATTTGATAAAGAAGATACCAGTCATTACAAGGAAGACCCCAAAGGTTTCAATACTTGTTTTGTGGATGTCATTGGGAAATACCTATCAAAATACCCCGATATCAATAAAGTAGGCATTGGCCTGCCGGGCTTGATCAACAAGGAGCGGACGACCACTTTGGAGATACCGGCCATTCCTGAATTGAATGGCTTTGACCTGAAGGGGGCGCTGTTGGAAAAATATCCCGAGAAGAGTTTCTTTCTGGAAAATGATGCCAGTGCTGCGGCCATGGGGGAGTATAAATTTGCGTCTTCCAGGCCATCTGCCAATTTCCTGTTTATCACCATGGGAACAGGCATTGGTAGTGCCGCGGTAGTGGAAGGGGCGATTTTTAAAGGAGCCCGTGGCAATGCCATGGAGATGGGGCATATGCTCTCCCGCGGCAATGCACGCTTAGAAACCATCATCGGCAGGAAAGGCATCTTGAGTATCATGAAAAGGATGATCGATGCCTATCCTGAAAAAGCAGGGGTGTTACTGGAAAAGGAATTAGGGACCCACTTATTGGTAGATACAGCTAAGGAGGGAAATGAAGTTTCATTGATGACTTTCGAGGAAGTGGGGGACATCCTTGGCGAGGCCATCGTTTCCACGATCCGTGTTTTAGACATTAATGAAGTTTATTTCGGAGGAGGAATATCTGCAGGATTGGAGTTTATGATGCCTTCCCTGGAAAAGACCGTAAGGCAATACCTGACCCATTATTACACCGATGACCTCCAGTTGAAAAAGGCAACATTGGGCAATAATGCCGGTACCCAAGGTGCGGCGGCATTGTGCTTTTAG